In Helianthus annuus cultivar XRQ/B chromosome 3, HanXRQr2.0-SUNRISE, whole genome shotgun sequence, a single window of DNA contains:
- the LOC110928858 gene encoding probable cyclic nucleotide-gated ion channel 5 isoform X1 encodes MFDYASKSQYVGGHREKFARLDDLDSRLSSPASGVAMNKCGFEGITRTNRAPATPSRSFKNGIKKGSEGLKSIGRSLGFGVSRAVFPEDLKVSENKILDPQDKFLLTWNKYFVVSCILAVSIDPLFFYLPVFDQTKTCLGIDRKLAITATTLRTVVDVFYLIHMALQFRTAYIAPSSRVFGRGELVIDPAQIATRYLRWYFIIDFLAVVPLPQIVVWRFLQRSRGSDVLATKQALLIIVLLQYIPRFARIVPLTSELKRTAGVIAETAWAGAAYYLLLYMLASHIVGAFWYLLSVERNDTCWQRACKNSHYNTNFLYCGNNYMDGYDKWSNVSSSVLTAACSTDGDNPPFDFGIFEQALSSGIVSSTKFVSKYCYCLWWGLQNLSTLGQGLQTSTYPGESIFSIALAIFGLILFALLIGNMQTYLQSLTIRLEEMRIKRRDSEQWMHHRLLPHDLRERVRKYDQYKWLETRGVDEENLVQNLPKDLRRDIKRHLCLGLVKRVPLFENMDERLLDAICERLKPCLYTNNTYIVREGDPVDEMLFIIRGRLESATTDGGRSGFFNSGFLKEGDFCGEELLTWALDPKSGSNLPSSTRTVKALREVEAFALPADELKFVAGQFRRLHSRQVQHTFRFYSQQWRTWAACFIQAAWRRYSKRKILEQRRKEEEEAELAAGKNGGGSGGGSSGSSYSLGATFLASRFAANALRGVHRNRNLKSARELMKLQKPPEPDFTADAD; translated from the exons ATGTTCGACTATGCATCAAAGTCCCAATACGTTGGTGGCCACAGGGAGAAGTTTGCAAG GTTGGATGATTTGGATTCTAGATTATCATCACCAGCTTCCGGAGTTGCAATGAACAAATGTGGATTCGAGGGAATAACTCGTACGAACCGAGCACCCGCTACCCCCTCTCGATCCTTCAAAAACGGAATTAAAAAAGGGTCAGAAGGACTTAAATCCATCGGTAGATCACTCGGGTTCGGCGTTTCTCGGGCCGTTTTTCCCGAAGACCTAAAAGTCTCAGAAAACAAAATCTTAGACCCACAAGATAAATTTCTACTCACATGGAACAAATACTTTGTTGTCTCGTGTATTCTGGCTGTCTCTATTGATCCACTCTTCTTCTATCTTCCGGTTTTTGATCAAACGAAAACGTGTCTTGGTATTGACAGGAAATTAGCCATAACAGCTACAACGTTAAGGACTGTTGTTGATGTGTTTTATCTTattcatatggctcttcagtTCCGAACTGCTTATATTGCTCCATCTTCTAGGGTTTTTGGACGCGGTGAACTTGTGATTGATCCCGCACAAATTGCTACACGATACCTTAGGTGGTATTTTATTATCGATTTTCTCGCTGTCGTGCCACTGCCTCAG ATTGTCGTTTGGCGATTTCTGCAGAGGTCTAGAGGATCGGATGTATTGGCTACAAAACAAGCCTTGCTCATTATTGTGTTACTTCAGTATATTCCGAGATTTGCGCGAATCGTCCCTTTGACATCAGAACTTAAAAGAACTGCTGGTGTAATTGCGGAAACCGCATGGGCTGGTGCTGCTTATTATTTGTTGCTATACATGCTTGCCAGTCAT ATAGTTGGGGCCTTTTGGTATTTGCTATCGGTAGAACGCAATGATACATGCTGGCAAAGAGCTTGTAAAAACAGCCATTACAATACAAATTTCTTGTACTGTGGAAACAACTACATGGATGGTTACGATAAGTGGAGCAACGTCAGTAGCTCAGTTTTAACCGCAGCTTGCTCCACGGATGGTGATAACCCACCGTTTGATTTTGGGATTTTCGAGCAGGCTCTTTCATCGGGCATTGTTTCATCAACTAAGTTTGTTTCCAAGTACTGCTACTGCCTGTGGTGGGGCCTACAGAATTTGAG CACGCTTGGGCAGGGGCTTCAAACCAGCACGTATCCCGGAGAGTCTATTTTTTCCATCGCGCTAGCCATTTTCGGTCTCATTCTCTTTGCTCTCTTGATTGGCAATATGCAG ACGTATCTTCAATCTCTTACTATCCGACTTGAAGAAATGAGAATTAAAAGGCGGGACTCAGAACAGTGGATGCATCACCGGTTACTTCCACATGATCTGAGGGAGCGTGTGAGAAAATATGATCAGTACAAATGGTTGGAAACACGTGGAGTTGATGAGGAAAATTTGGTTCAGAATCTACCAAAGGATCTCAGACGGGACATAAAACGTCATCTTTGTCTTGGTTTGGTCAAAAGg GTCCCCTTATTTGAGAACATGGATGAAAGGTTACTAGACGCCATCTGTGAACGATTGAAGCCTTGTTTATACACAAACAACACTTACATCGTACGAGAAGGAGATCCGGTGGACGAAATGCTTTTCATCATACGAGGTCGACTCGAGAGTGCAACCACAGACGGAGGGAGAAGCGGGTTTTTCAACAGCGGGTTTCTAAAAGAAGGCGACTTTTGCGGAGAGGAGCTTCTAACGTGGGCCCTCGACCCTAAATCCGGTTCTAACCTCCCGTCTTCCACTAGAACCGTGAAGGCGTTGAGAGAGGTGGAAGCGTTTGCATTACCAGCCGATGAACTGAAGTTTGTCGCTGGTCAGTTTAGGCGTCTTCACAGTCGGCAGGTGCAACACACTTTCCGGTTTTACTCGCAGCAGTGGCGGACTTGGGCGGCGTGCTTCATCCAGGCCGCCTGGCGGAGGTATTCCAAGAGGAAGATTCTTGAGCAGCGGAGGAAGGAAGAGGAGGAAGCAGAGTTAGCAGCAGGTAAGAATGGCGGCGGCAGCGGCGGCGGTAGCAGTGGAAGTTCATACAGCCTTGGAGCTACCTTTTTGGCTTCGAGATTCGCCGCGAATGCTCTCCGTGGGGTCCACCGGAACCGGAATTTGAAGAGTGCTCGGGAATTGATGAAACTACAGAAGCCTCCGGAACCGGATTTTACTGCTGATGCTGATTAG
- the LOC110928858 gene encoding probable cyclic nucleotide-gated ion channel 5 isoform X2, giving the protein MNKCGFEGITRTNRAPATPSRSFKNGIKKGSEGLKSIGRSLGFGVSRAVFPEDLKVSENKILDPQDKFLLTWNKYFVVSCILAVSIDPLFFYLPVFDQTKTCLGIDRKLAITATTLRTVVDVFYLIHMALQFRTAYIAPSSRVFGRGELVIDPAQIATRYLRWYFIIDFLAVVPLPQIVVWRFLQRSRGSDVLATKQALLIIVLLQYIPRFARIVPLTSELKRTAGVIAETAWAGAAYYLLLYMLASHIVGAFWYLLSVERNDTCWQRACKNSHYNTNFLYCGNNYMDGYDKWSNVSSSVLTAACSTDGDNPPFDFGIFEQALSSGIVSSTKFVSKYCYCLWWGLQNLSTLGQGLQTSTYPGESIFSIALAIFGLILFALLIGNMQTYLQSLTIRLEEMRIKRRDSEQWMHHRLLPHDLRERVRKYDQYKWLETRGVDEENLVQNLPKDLRRDIKRHLCLGLVKRVPLFENMDERLLDAICERLKPCLYTNNTYIVREGDPVDEMLFIIRGRLESATTDGGRSGFFNSGFLKEGDFCGEELLTWALDPKSGSNLPSSTRTVKALREVEAFALPADELKFVAGQFRRLHSRQVQHTFRFYSQQWRTWAACFIQAAWRRYSKRKILEQRRKEEEEAELAAGKNGGGSGGGSSGSSYSLGATFLASRFAANALRGVHRNRNLKSARELMKLQKPPEPDFTADAD; this is encoded by the exons ATGAACAAATGTGGATTCGAGGGAATAACTCGTACGAACCGAGCACCCGCTACCCCCTCTCGATCCTTCAAAAACGGAATTAAAAAAGGGTCAGAAGGACTTAAATCCATCGGTAGATCACTCGGGTTCGGCGTTTCTCGGGCCGTTTTTCCCGAAGACCTAAAAGTCTCAGAAAACAAAATCTTAGACCCACAAGATAAATTTCTACTCACATGGAACAAATACTTTGTTGTCTCGTGTATTCTGGCTGTCTCTATTGATCCACTCTTCTTCTATCTTCCGGTTTTTGATCAAACGAAAACGTGTCTTGGTATTGACAGGAAATTAGCCATAACAGCTACAACGTTAAGGACTGTTGTTGATGTGTTTTATCTTattcatatggctcttcagtTCCGAACTGCTTATATTGCTCCATCTTCTAGGGTTTTTGGACGCGGTGAACTTGTGATTGATCCCGCACAAATTGCTACACGATACCTTAGGTGGTATTTTATTATCGATTTTCTCGCTGTCGTGCCACTGCCTCAG ATTGTCGTTTGGCGATTTCTGCAGAGGTCTAGAGGATCGGATGTATTGGCTACAAAACAAGCCTTGCTCATTATTGTGTTACTTCAGTATATTCCGAGATTTGCGCGAATCGTCCCTTTGACATCAGAACTTAAAAGAACTGCTGGTGTAATTGCGGAAACCGCATGGGCTGGTGCTGCTTATTATTTGTTGCTATACATGCTTGCCAGTCAT ATAGTTGGGGCCTTTTGGTATTTGCTATCGGTAGAACGCAATGATACATGCTGGCAAAGAGCTTGTAAAAACAGCCATTACAATACAAATTTCTTGTACTGTGGAAACAACTACATGGATGGTTACGATAAGTGGAGCAACGTCAGTAGCTCAGTTTTAACCGCAGCTTGCTCCACGGATGGTGATAACCCACCGTTTGATTTTGGGATTTTCGAGCAGGCTCTTTCATCGGGCATTGTTTCATCAACTAAGTTTGTTTCCAAGTACTGCTACTGCCTGTGGTGGGGCCTACAGAATTTGAG CACGCTTGGGCAGGGGCTTCAAACCAGCACGTATCCCGGAGAGTCTATTTTTTCCATCGCGCTAGCCATTTTCGGTCTCATTCTCTTTGCTCTCTTGATTGGCAATATGCAG ACGTATCTTCAATCTCTTACTATCCGACTTGAAGAAATGAGAATTAAAAGGCGGGACTCAGAACAGTGGATGCATCACCGGTTACTTCCACATGATCTGAGGGAGCGTGTGAGAAAATATGATCAGTACAAATGGTTGGAAACACGTGGAGTTGATGAGGAAAATTTGGTTCAGAATCTACCAAAGGATCTCAGACGGGACATAAAACGTCATCTTTGTCTTGGTTTGGTCAAAAGg GTCCCCTTATTTGAGAACATGGATGAAAGGTTACTAGACGCCATCTGTGAACGATTGAAGCCTTGTTTATACACAAACAACACTTACATCGTACGAGAAGGAGATCCGGTGGACGAAATGCTTTTCATCATACGAGGTCGACTCGAGAGTGCAACCACAGACGGAGGGAGAAGCGGGTTTTTCAACAGCGGGTTTCTAAAAGAAGGCGACTTTTGCGGAGAGGAGCTTCTAACGTGGGCCCTCGACCCTAAATCCGGTTCTAACCTCCCGTCTTCCACTAGAACCGTGAAGGCGTTGAGAGAGGTGGAAGCGTTTGCATTACCAGCCGATGAACTGAAGTTTGTCGCTGGTCAGTTTAGGCGTCTTCACAGTCGGCAGGTGCAACACACTTTCCGGTTTTACTCGCAGCAGTGGCGGACTTGGGCGGCGTGCTTCATCCAGGCCGCCTGGCGGAGGTATTCCAAGAGGAAGATTCTTGAGCAGCGGAGGAAGGAAGAGGAGGAAGCAGAGTTAGCAGCAGGTAAGAATGGCGGCGGCAGCGGCGGCGGTAGCAGTGGAAGTTCATACAGCCTTGGAGCTACCTTTTTGGCTTCGAGATTCGCCGCGAATGCTCTCCGTGGGGTCCACCGGAACCGGAATTTGAAGAGTGCTCGGGAATTGATGAAACTACAGAAGCCTCCGGAACCGGATTTTACTGCTGATGCTGATTAG